A genome region from Polyodon spathula isolate WHYD16114869_AA chromosome 19, ASM1765450v1, whole genome shotgun sequence includes the following:
- the LOC121294654 gene encoding cGMP-inhibited 3',5'-cyclic phosphodiesterase B-like isoform X2 — translation MILWDWDLKQWYKPQYQGAGGGNGVDLSVINEARNLVSDLLIDSSLPPQVVSSLRSISSLMGAFSGSCRPRVNPFTPFPGFYSCTEMEDPSEKGERKPYKGMTSRSSLPTPQLRRSSGASSLPPLESSSSRWERNSGKRPHQEFTTASQGLQPNGPSNLLMIPKQRSSSVTLTHHVGSRRAGTSPSLSPVNSPSHGPVVGSSQVTRSPVEFPDTADFLTKPSVNLHKPLGYTLSSTEFQPQFRTSGTFHCTSCGRQTLKTIQSVESGESNLQPGSEFLNRRSGEGVESTSDNRLLRESDEKEETPSEQYSYTREYSSRGKDDPEQHPEPALKNQETEDFLLDPVLEDLEDLMESINNWNFPIFNLVEKTGGKSGRILSVVSYTLFQDAGLFEIFKIPTREFMAYFTALENGYRDIPYHNRVHATDVLHAVWYLTTRPVPGFQQIHNEHINGSDTDSDSGISPGRMAYASSKTCPIQDDSYGCLAWNIPALELMALYVAAAMHDYDHPGRTNAFLVATNAPQAVLYNDRSVLENHHAASAWNLFLSLPEFNFLSSLDHVEFKRFRFLVIEAILATDLKKHFDFLAEFNAKVNDVNSPGIDWTNENDRLLVCQVCIKLADINGPAKARELHLKWTEGIVNEFYEQGDEESNLGLPISPFMDRSSPQLAKLQESFITHIVGPLCNSYDAAGLLPGRWIEEDEDVPECAEEDEDGDEIETEDDDMEEDTAPKRRKGRRQMFCNIMHHLTENHKVWKKVIEEEEKSKSELNKQQSENSSLPQTSDDIQVIEEEAEEDEERQQAEEKK, via the exons GGTGCTGGGGGTGGAAATGGAGTGGACCTCTCTGTTATAAATGAAGCCCGCAACCTAGTGTCTGACTTGCTGATCGATTCCTCTCTCCCTCCGCAAGTCGTATCTTCTCTGCGCAGTATTAGCAGCCTGATGGGGGCGTTTTCAGGCTCCTGTAGGCCACGAGTAAACCCATTCACCCCCTTCCCTGGCTTCTACTCCTGCACTGAAATGGAGGACCCATCAGAGAAGGGAGAAAGGAAGCCTTACAAG GGAATGACTAGCAGGAGCAGCTTACCCACCCCACAGCTAAGGAGAAGTTCAGGGGCTTCTAGCCTGCCACCACTGGAGTCTTCATCTTCTAGGTGGGAGCGCAATAGTGGAAAGAGACCTCACCAGGAATTCACTACGGCAAG ccAAGGGTTGCAACCAAATGGACCTTCAAACCTGCTGATGATCCCTAAACAGAGGTCTTCATCTGTAACATTAACACATCATGTTGGATCCAGACGGGCTG GCACGTCTCCGAGTCTGAGTCCTGTGAACTCACCTAGCCATGGCCCAGTGGTCGGTAGTTCTCAGGTGACCCGTTCCCCAGTGGAGTTTCCAGACACTGCTGATTTCCTCACTAAACCAAGTGTCAATCTTCATAAACCTTTAGGATACACTCTGAGTTCCACAGAATTCCAGCCACAGTTCAGAACTTCTGGCACTTTTCACTGCACTAG TTGTGGACGTCAGACGCTGAAAACGATTCAGAGTGTGGAGTCTGGGGAGAGTAATTTACAGCCTGGTTCAGAATTTCTGAACAGACGATCAG GTGAAGGAGTTGAAAGCACAAGCGATAACAGACTGTTAAGGGAATCAGATGAGAAAGAAGAAACACCAAGTGAACAATATTCATACACGAGAGAATACAGCAGCAGAGGCAAAGACGATCCAGAACAGCATCCAGAGCCGGCACTGAAGAATCAAGAGACTGAG GACTTTTTATTAGATCCGGTACTGGAAGATCTGGAAGACCTGATGGAAAGTATCAACAATTGGAATTTTCCCATTTTCAATCTGGTGGAGAAGACCGGGGGAAAATCAGGAAGAATACTCAGTGTG GTCAGTTACACCTTGTTTCAGGATGCAGGTTTAtttgaaatctttaaaatacCAACCCGAGAATTCATGGCCTACTTCACTGCACTAGAGAATGGCTACCGGGATATCCCTT aTCATAATCGCGTCCATGCCACGGATGTGCTTCATGCTGTTTGGTACCTGACAACAAGGCCAGTCCCTGGATTCCAGCAAATACACAATGAGCACATCAATGGGAGTGACACAG actCGGACAGTGGGATTTCCCCAGGCAGAATGGCCTACGCATCCTCTAAAACCTGCCCAATACAAGATGATAGCTATGGCTGTCTGGCTTGGAACATCCCTGCCTTGGAGCTGATGGCACTCTATGTAGCAGCAGCCATGCATGATTATGATCATCCTGGGCGTACAAATGCATTTCTTGTAGCCACTAATGCCCCGCAG gctgTGCTGTACAATGACCGCTCGGTCCTGGAAAACCACCATGCAGCCTCCGCGTGGAATCTCTTCTTGTCCCTGCCAGAGTTCAACTTTCTGTCTAGCCTGGATCACGTCGAGTTTAAACGCTTTCGTTTCTTGGTGATTGAAGCCATTCTAGCTACAGATTTGAAGAAACATTTTGATTTTCTTGCAGAGTTTAATGCCAAG GTTAATGATGTGAACAGCCCAGGAATAGACTGGACTAATGAAAATGATCGTCTCTTAGTTTGCCAAGTGTGCATTAAGCTGGCAGACATCAATGGCCCAGCGAAAGCCCGTGAGCTGCACTTAAAATGGACAGAAGGCATTGTTAACGAATTTTATGAACAG GGAGATGAAGAGTCTAATCTTGGTTTACCAATCAGCCCGTTTATGGACCGGTCTTCACCTCAACTGGCAAAGCTGCAGGAGTCCTTCATCACGCATATTGTTGGTCCGCTGTGTAACTCGTATGATGCAGCCGGTTTGCTTCCAGGCCGCTGGATTGAGGAGGATGAGGATGTGCCAGAGTGTGCTGAGGAAGATGAAGATGGAGATGAAATTGAAACAGAAGATGATGACATGGAAGAGGACACTGCACCAA AAAGGAGAAAGGGCAGGCGACAGATGTTCTGCAACATCATGCACCACTTGACGGAAAATCACAAAGTGTGGAAGAAGGTTATCGAAGAGGAAGAGAAGAGCAAGTCTGAACTGAATAAACAGCAATCTGAGAACTCATCTTTACCTCAAACATCAGATGACATCCAGGTAATTGAGGAAGaggcagaggaggatgaggagagaCAGCAGGCGGAGGAGAAAAAGTGA